The following are encoded together in the Fusarium keratoplasticum isolate Fu6.1 chromosome 1, whole genome shotgun sequence genome:
- a CDS encoding MFS domain-containing protein: MTGRDGEKAEIGVSSATERNDGVVLEEQNNEKTPQTRTSLGRDNDNDNANLNDIVDASTIGNDDENDNDSIDSKNELTLSKARCIALVTTVTGASFLNTLASQSVVIILPQIGKALDVPDTRQQWIVSSYVLTFGCFLLLWGRIADIYGKRLIFILGSFWVTICCVVNAFIPTEIAFDLFRGLHGLGAAANVPTAIGILGTTFPPGKAKNYAFSAYAAGAPLGSVCGNLVSGLIAEWASWKWVFGALAIMAGLISVAGVLFIPPPPPGLRPAHDNLRAKTAAVDWIGATLITCGLLALMFALTEGNVVGWTAPWIPVLIVVSVLIIVAFFFWQRYLENKTDRPPLVKVSIFNNWRFTSVMCIMGLFFGGFNNFLIYATYYFQDYQGLSPLQTMLRFIPTGVSGFIVAFITAHLLSRIPTFFILAIGHVCVSIAAVLYAVPIPPTTSYFAWGMWAMILSVIGADTAWPCLTLFTSHSLPQEDQAIGGALINSSGMIGRAIALAIATAIQSSVMASDRGVDVKNVGPVEAWDAPSLKGLRAGGWTNFAILIMALGLVVFTFRGMEIIGKVPARRERSEGVMNEETVDVERRG; the protein is encoded by the exons ATGACGGGTCGCGACGGTGAGAAGGCCGAGATCGGGGTCAGCTCTGCGACAGAGAGGAatgatggtgttgtcttGGAAGAGCAAAACAATGAAAAAACGCCACAGACTCGGACGAGTCTCGGCCGCGACAATGACAATGACAATGCCAATCTCAACGACATTGTTGATGCCAGCACCATTGGCAACGACGATGAAAACGACAACGATTCCATCGACTCCAAGAACGAGCTGACCCTGTCCAAGGCGCGATGCATCGCCCTTGTCACGACGGTGACGGGAGCATCCTTTCTCAAT ACCCTCGCCAGTCAGagcgtcgtcatcatcctcccccAGATCGGCAAGGCCCTCGACGTGCCCGACACGCGCCAGCAATGGATCGTGTCCTCGTACGTCCTCACCTTTGGatgcttcctcctcctctggggTCGCATCGCAGACATTTATGGCAAGCGCCTCATCTTTATCCTCGGATCCTTCTGGGTTACTATATGCTGCGTCGTCAACGCATTCATCCCGACCGAGATTGCGTTTGACCTGTTTCGGGGGCTGCACGGCTTG GGCGCTGCTGCGAATGTGCCGACTGCTATTGGTATCCTAGGTACTACGTTTCCCCCTGGCAAGGCAAAGAACTATGCCTTCAGCGCATACG CCGCTGGAGCCCCCCTCGGCAGCGTCTGCGGCAACCTTGTCTCGGGTCTCATCGCCGAGTGGGCGAGCTGGAAATGGGTCTTTGGcgccctcgccatcatggccggcCTCATCTCTGTCGCCGGCGTGCTCTTCATcccgccccctcctcccGGACTCCGGCCGGCTCACGACAACCTCCGGGCCAAGACGGCGGCCGTCGACTGGATCGGCGCTACCCTCATCACCTGCGGACTCCTGGCCCTCATGTTTGCCCTGACCGAGGGTAACGTGGTCGGATGGACGGCGCCGTGGATCcccgtcctcatcgtcgtgtcggttctcatcatcgttgccttcttcttctggcaGCGCTATCTCGAGAACAAGACGGACCGCCCGCCCCTAGTCAAGGTGTCTATTTTCAACAACTGGCGTTTTACGTCCGTCATGTGCATCATGGGTCTCTTCTTTGGTGGTTTCAACAACTTTCTCATCTATGCCACCTACTACTTCCAGGATTACCAGGGCCTCTCACCTTTGCAGACCATGCTGCGCTTCATCCCCACTGGTGTCAGCGGCTTCATTGTTGCTTTCATCACTGCTCACCTGCTTAGCCGCATCCCGACCTTTTTCATTCTCGCTATCGGGCATGTTTGTGTTTCTATCGCTGCCGTTCTCTATGCCGTGCCTATTCCTCCGACAACGTCTTACTTTGCTTGGGGCATGTGGGCTATGATTCTTTCCGTTATTGGTGCTGACACAGCCTGGCCGTGCCTCACGCTCTTCACCTCTCACTCACTGCCTCAAGAGGATCAAGCCATCGGCGGCGCCCTCATCAACTCGTCAGGCATGATCGGCCGAGCCATTGCCCTCGCTATCGCCACGGCGATCCAGTCTTCTGTCATGGCCAGCGACCGAGGTGTTGACGTCAAGAACGTTGGGCCCGTCGAGGCCTGGGACGCGCCGTCGCTCAAGGGCCTCCGCGCGGGAGGCTGGACCAATTTTGCCATCCTGATCATGGCGCTGGGTCTGGTGGTGTTTACGTTTAGGGGTATGGAGATTATTGGCAAGGTTCCAgcgaggagagagaggagtGAGGGTGTTATGAATGAGGAGACGGTAGATGTTGAGAGAAGAGGTTAG